A window of Diospyros lotus cultivar Yz01 chromosome 14, ASM1463336v1, whole genome shotgun sequence contains these coding sequences:
- the LOC127790010 gene encoding nuclear pore complex protein NUP50A-like, with translation MGETENALPPSKKRAAGRELSRDNPGLDDEEESSEQETGTFKRASDEVLAGRRIVKVRRQQTSSTPSAPSSNPFAGIRLVPSNDSNSVASETPNKVESEKIVSEQVDGKNDATEEADKAKGDDEQAENNDENDKQGEKKADEAGAESAVDEKKDNAPDEGNKPELAHEKAKGVSEAEKKDNCPEGSAEKKDKKDNGTENVEKGVEAASFNSFQQLSSSQNAFTGLAGTGFSSSSFSFGSIAKDGSALGTSIGTKNEGSRIPSMQEVSVETGEENEKAVFAADSVLFEFTDGGWKERGKGEVKVNISRTGTGKARLVMRAKGNYRLILNASLYPDMKLTNMEKRGITFACMNSAGEGKNDLATFALKFKDGSIVEEFRRVVTEHKGQTPAVLKTPENSPKAFDE, from the exons ATGGGGGAGACAGAAAATGCACTTCCACCTTCCAAGAAGAGGGCTGCTGGAAGGGAATTATCTCGAGATAATCCAGGTCTTGATGATGAGGAAGAGTCTTCTGAGCAAGAGACTGGGACTTTCAAGAGAGCTAGTGATGAGGTGCTGGCAGGCAGAAGAATTGTCAAGGTTCGTCGGCAACAAACATCATCAACCCCATCAGCCCCTTCTTCTAACCCTTTTGCAGGGATCCGCTTGGTTCCATCTAATGATTCCAACTCTGTTGCATCTGAAACTCCCAATAAAGTAGAAAGCGAAAAAATAGTTTCTGAACAGGTTGACGGAAAGAATGATGCGACTGAGGAGGCTGATAAGGCAAAAGGTGATGATGAGCAGGCAGAAAACAACGATGAGAACGACAAACAAGGGGAAAAGAAGGCTGATGAGGCTGGGGCAGAGTCTGCTGTAGATGAGAAGAAAGATAATGCACCAGATGAGGGAAACAAACCTGAATTAGCACATGAGAAGGCAAAAGGAGTGAGTGAAGCAGAGAAAAAGGATAACTGTCCTGAGGGCTCAGCTGAGAAGAAGGATAAGAAAGATAATGGTACTGAAAATGTAGAAAAGGGTGTAGAAGCTGCATCCTTTAACTCATTCCAGCAACTTTCAAGCAGTCAAAATGCCTTCACAGGGCTTGCTGGAACTGGATTTTCTAGTTCTAGCTTCTCATTTGGGTCGATTGCAAAGGATGGATCTGCACTAG GGACTTCTATTGGTACTAAGAATGAGGGAAGTAGAATCCCATCCATGCAGGAAGTTTCCGTGGAGACGGGGGAAGAGAATGAGAAGGCTGTTTTTGCTGCTGATTCTGTGCTGTTTGAGTTTACTGATGGTGGGTGGAAGGAGCGAGGAAAGGGAGAAGTCAAGGTGAATATCTCCAGAACTGGGACAGGGAAAGCTAGACTCGTAATGAGAGCTAAGGGAAATTATAGGCTGATATTAAATGCGAGTCTGTACCCCGACATGAAGCTGACAAATATGGAGAAGAGAGGCATCACTTTTGCCTGCATGAATAGCGCTGGTGAAGGGAAGAATGACCTTGCTACATTTGCTTTGAAGTTCAAGGATGGTTCCATAGTTGAAGAGTTCCGTAGAGTCGTCACAGAACATAAAGGCCAAACTCCTGCAGTGCTGAAGACACCGGAAAATTCTCCAAAGGCATTCGATGAGTaa
- the LOC127790537 gene encoding thionin-like protein 2: MERSRIAAALVVALVVCGMATAVAQLSPVAQPSPATSFRDCYIPCFILCIVIPPHSAFGCSLDCLRSCIIPQAHHAAAAAAAAAATRPETRLHFCKLGCASSLCANISTRQNPSGEKVESCVGSCSGLCTSN; the protein is encoded by the exons atggagagatcaaGGATAGCAGCGGCGCTGGTTGTTGCGCTTGTGGTTTGTGGGATGGCTACTGCGGTGGCTCAGCTGTCACCGGTGGCTCAGCCGTCGCCGGCGACCAGCTTCAGAGACTGCTACATCCCGTGCTTCATATTGTGCATAGTGATTCCTCCTCACTCTGCTTTTGGCTGCTCTCTCGACTGTCTAAGGAGCTGTATCATTCCACAAGCTCATCATGCCGCTGccgctgccgccgccgccgccgccactcGTCCGGAAACCCGCCTCCATTTCTGCAAGCTTGGATGCGCTTCCTCTTTGTGCGCCAACATCAGCACCAGGCAAAACCCTA GTGGAGAGAAAGTGGAAAGCTGTGTGGGTTCCTGCTCAGGGCTGTGCACCAGCAACTAG